The genome window GTAACTTTTATATTAAACATTATGATAATGACCAAAGTATCTACGTGCCTTTTAAATGAAATCCAAGCCCGTACTATACTCCATCTCACCTCTgatgatataggagttaagaaatTATTTAGACAGATAGTGGGGGTATGGGAGTTCTTAgtaactttttccttttaatgaaaagcagccaccaagtcattttcttttcttttctttttttaaaattatactttatgttctagggtacatgtgcacaacgtgcaggtttgttatatgtgtatacatgtgccatgttggtgtgctgcacccattaactcatcatttacattagatatatctcccaatgctatccctcccacctccccccacctgACAAcaggcccggtgtgtgatgttccccttcctgtgtccaagtgttctcattgttcagttcccacctatgagtgacaacatgtggtgtttggttttctgtccttattatagtttgctcagaatgatggtttccagctgcatccatgtccctacaaaggacattaactcatcctttttctggctgcatagtattccatggtgtatatgtgccacattttcttaatccaatctgtcattgatggacatttgggttggttccaagtctttactattgtgaatagtgccacaataaacatatgtgtgcatgtgtctttatagcagcatgagttataatcttttgggtatatatcgagtaatgggatggctgggtcaaatggtatttctagatcattgaggaatcaccacactgtcttccacaatggttgaactagtttacaggcccaccaacagtgtaaaagtgttcctatttctctacaacctctccagcacctgttgtttcctgactttttaatgattgctaactaaccggtgtgagatggtatctcattgtgcttttgatttgcatttctccgatggctagtgatgatgagcattttttcatgtgtctgttggctgcataaatgtcttcttttgagaattgcctgttcatatcctttgcccactttttgatggggttgtttgattttttcttgtaaatttgtttgagttctttgtaggttctggatattagccctttgtcagatgagtagattgcaaatattttctcccattctgtaggttgcctgttccctctgctggtagtttcttttgctgtgcagaagctctttagtttactccgattccatttgtcaattctggcttttgttgccattgcttttggtgtttcagacatgagtccttgtccatgcctatgtcctgaatggtattgcctaggttttcttctagggtttttatggttttaggtctaacatttaagtctccaatacatcttgaattaatttttgtcattttcttttctaacagagcagcttctttttttttttttttttttttttaggtggcaTGATTAGTTTTTATTATGTCAATTTCTAAATATTCACCTTCTTGATGTCACCAGAGGCCATGGCAATGGGCAAACTGCACAAAGAAATGGGTCAGCTAATTGTTCAGTCTGCAGAAGATCCAGAGAAATCAGACAGCCAGGTGATACAGGTAACTCCCTCACCTTCTGACTTACTGGAAGTCCTGACCCGGTGCCGCTGGGTGGTGTGCGGCAGAGGTGTGCACATCAGCAGAGTGGGGGGCTGTGGGAGAGGCCAGCGGGCAGGTGCTTAGAGGAGGGTTTGCAGATGGCCACAGCGATGATGGACAAGCAGGTGCAGGCTGGCCTGATCTAGTTAGTTACCGGGCTCGAGGGCAGGTATACACTGGGGCTGGTGCTGACGCCGACCGTTGGCAAACAGAAATGTAACTCCCGAGTGGTCTGGAAGGCTTTTCTGGGCCAGCCAGTGCGTTCTCTCTTCCTAGGAGAATTTCCCTGAAACTCATGCCTACACCCCTCTGTGATAaaagatttctgtttcttctgttgAAGGCTGAATTTTCTCTTCATGACTACGGCACTGTATCTGTCCAATCTGTGGAAATATACTAAAAGAAACTGGCACCATCAGTCCCATTGTCAGGAAAGTACAAGACAGTTTCAGGATCCACAATGACCCTGGGTTTTTCAGGAAAAACTGGGTCCTTTTAAAAAAGTAGGTGAAGATTTCAGGAATCAGAGCAGAGGTCCCAAACAGCACTGTCCTGGATACTGCCGTTTCTCTAACAGCCTTTGTCCCAGCAATTGTGGAATGGCCCAGGACATTGCCTTCCTTGTCCATGACCGCAATCCCCTTAATGGATTCAATATTTCGGGACATGTAGACATTAATTCCACTGGCTTGCACGAGGAAGACCACAGGTAAGAGTCTCTTAATCCAAGGGTTAGTCAGGCCATACTTTATCTGGATAAAGTGAGGCACTACTCCTAAGAAGGTTGAAGCAGCAATGGCTTCTGCCATTAATAATGATCTTTCTAGTGGTTTACAAGTATAACTTCTGTTTCCATTGATGCTGTTGAACGTTGTCATGTAGGTATAGAGGAAAACCTGAGGTAAAATCACGGACTTGATCCCTTTTGGTGGCATCATTGACAAAAATACCGTGGGCGCCATGAAAGGCAGGAATGCCGCAGGTCGAAAAAGCTTGGGGATCAGGTTGCTGCTGTCGGGATGCACTGTGGCAAGACTCCGCTTCCAAGCTTCTTGTATCCTTTGGTCCTCCGAGGCAGGGTTGGAAGCATCTTCATTTGTGCACAATAGGTGCCTCGAGTTTTCTATACTTTCAACTGAAATGAACACATTTGTAGGATCTAATAATTCTGTCCATTGAAGAAATCGTCGAATAAAGGATTGGCGCACGGTGGTGATCCAGAAGCGCACGTTGGGCTCAATGAAGGCGGGGACGGCGTCGCTGCATCCTAGGAGCAGCCCGTGTTGCGTTTCCTCCTCTTGTTCTAGGGACATCTTTCTAACAGAGCAGCTTCTAAAATCAAGCTGCAAGCATAGACAAGCAAGTTGGACACTTAAATGGTGAATGCTGTCAGTTGTGCCAATAGAAAAAGGCTACTTGGGACTAGGCATGttcaaaatggtggctccttcttctcttctctttgccaGCTGTGCATACAGTAAGGAGAAGGCAGCATGGTGCAGGCCAGGCAAAGATTCCATTTGCAAAATAAGATTAGGATGGGGCAGCCAGCTTCTGGTGTGTTATATAAATATCATACCTGGTTCAACTAATCTTTGGGCCCTATgaaaatcagacaccacctcatAAGCCTGTCTATAAAATCTGGTGTACTGGTGTACTCCGCTGTGAGCTGGAAGTCCCATTTGGGAACCCCTCTCTCTCACAAGAAAGAGAGCTGTTCTCCTTGCTCTTTCTTTTGGCTATTAAACCTCAGCTCCTAAACCCACTTCATGTGTCCTTGACCTCGATTCCCTTGTCATGAGATGATGAACCCCGGTTATTTGCTACTGCTAGTTTCCAACTTTATCTCTCATTTTGTCTCATTCTCCTTGCTTATTTAGCTACAGCCATAGAACTCAAGCTCAGGCTTCTTTTAGGCCTTTGTACTTGCTACTCCCTCCAACTAGAACCCTTTGCCTGTATGTGGTTATTCTTTCTTATCACTTAGGTGTGAACTCAGATAACATCTGCTCTAAGATGTAGTCTGAACAAATTAGCTAAGTGATCTCATCTGTACTATCTATCCCATTGCCCTGTTTTAAATTACTTCTAAATGTAGTTCTCTTACCTTTTGTTCATAACTTTATGTCTTGTCCCACTAAAAAGTTACTTTCTTATGGGAAGGAACTTTCTCTTATTAATTGTTCTCTATATTCTCAATATATAATATTCCACTGGGAAAAGacaaaatgtaaaactatgaCCAGATTAATaatttcaataataaataaattagtgaatTTCAATAGAAGAGTAAAAGGGAAGATATGTCAGGTGACCAAGTAGAAATGATGTCTCTACAACTTAGCCTTTAGAGAGTAAAATACACCAGATTTAGAAATCGTTTTTGAAATGTGTGTTGAGAGGTTGGAGGAATCTGGGCAGAATATCCTATTGGGTTTTGCTGAATTCTGTTATAGGATTATCCAGAACAGAGTGATGTTTTAGGAAGGATACTGTATTGTGATCTCAATTTCTGATCTGTTTTCCAACTCTAGAAGGAAGTAATAATTTTCTCTTACCCTACACCCTGTACTCTCTCAGAAGAACAGGTATGCCTTTATTGGTTCCTCCTCACAGGGAAATTAACAAGTAACTTGTGTCAGGTAAAGCACCTAACAATATGTctcatttgaatatttatttgggATGAGTTTCAGATTTCTCAAAGGCAAGAGTAAATGACAGTAATTGTTTTGGCCTGACTCAATAAGGGAGTTGGATTCTGGGAAGTTAGAGGGATGAAAGAGCAGTGAAAGCCCccagaggtaaaaaaaaaaatatctaagtGTATCTCACACGTTTTATATTCAACAGTATAGCTGTCCAAACTTTAATTGTCAGATCAAACTAGAGTTGactgagaaatttatttatttatttgggagaaGAATATTTCCCCAAAAAGACTAAATGAGATTTTTCATGACAACTCTAAAGATGAAGACTGAACAGATTTAATTTGCTTTAGAAAAAAGAATggggctggtgtggtggctcacacctctaatcccagcattttgggaggccaagacaggtggatcattagaggtcaggagttcgagaccagcctggccaacatggtgaaacactgtctctactaaaaatacaaaaaattagccaggcgtggttgtgggcacctgtaatcccaactacttaagagattgaggcaggagaattgcttgaacccagaagacagaggttccagcctgggcaacagagcaacagaccaaaaaaaaaaaaaaaaagaaaaaaagaaaagggaatgggATATTTTCTCCCCCTCTAGTGTGGTATAGGATTTTCATACTAGGTATGCATATAATTTATTTGTTGGTGGAAGGAGATTAGAGAAGCTCACAGTCTTCTTAGCATAGTAGAGCTAAAACTATTAATCATGAGTCAGCCGTATACTTTTCCATTATAAACACCCAAGAGTTTCTGGCCTTCCATGACACTATTAATCATAGAAGCAGGTATTAGTTCAGTATCtttaacctatttttaaaaaatactgattaaaCTAGCTGTACATTGCAGTAAATACTGTAAGTTGTCTTCTCAATATCTCCCTTCTTCCTTGCTAACAACTCTGATTTTGTTCCCAGCTATAATCTAACTATATCCAGCAGTGAATCATGATAGTCTAAAGTTAAACTAATTATTTAGTCTTCCAAATACTGAATATTCCAAGTTGCTTTGCTGGAAAGTTAAGGCAGAACCATATGGCCCAGTTTTGGATAGAGACTTAAGAGGGTATCTTACAGGGATTCCCAAGAAAGATTTTGTATTTCTGATAAAAGGAGTCTATGTGGCTGGCACtatccatttttcctttcttcatgcCTTAAACATGCCCATAATTACAGTAGCCAAATTATGACTATGTTAccacaaacatgaaaataaaaagtgaacCCTCTAGACATGCCACAGCAGAAAGACAGGAGCAAAATCCTTGTTGATCTTGTTAAATAGTTGAATCAAGATCTACCTACTTTCTCactctttactttttcttatatGAACAAAATAAACCCTGATTATTTAGGCCATGGTAAGGTTTTCCATCACTTAAAGACAAAAGCAACATTTAAGTCACTGTGTGTACCAGGCCACTTGCTATACTTAGCAATTACATAATGAATGGATCAATaagataagtgaaataaaatgcacTTTAAAGTGTTCTAacatacttttttcattttatctcagTCAAATGCAATCTTATCTAcccaaaactgaaaataatcagACAATGGCAAATGTTGCTAACTCAACAAAATAGATAATGGAATAGAAAGTGACTATCATTAAATAGTGCAGGTATCATTTGATAGGATGGCCAAAAAAAGTCTGCTTGTTCCCCCACTAGAAATTGTGAGAAGCATCAAGATATGTGGGATTAATCTGAATTAGATTATTTTCCTTGAATGTTCTTCCTAATCTCTGCATCTTTCctcattcctttctctttgtctgtAATACTCCCCACCATTTCTTTCTGTGAACCACCAACCCGACCTTTAATATGGCCTCCTTTATGAAGTCTTACCTGATCCTCCCTAGACAAATGTTCTCGCTCCTGTTCTGATTCTCTCAATGTGAGTACTGTGACCTCCTCTGCAATACTTATTATTCTCTCAGTTAgatatttcagaaatgaaattggAATCATTGTAAGAGAAATGTACCACAGAATGGACAGGGTTAGAGTTGGCCTTAGGAATAACTGGATATGAGCATTTAAACACGAAATCCTGGTCTTTCCCATTTTCCCTATGTGAACCACTGATGCACGTTCTATCATGTTCAGGAATTGAATAATTACTGCTTCCAata of Macaca fascicularis isolate 582-1 chromosome 8, T2T-MFA8v1.1 contains these proteins:
- the LOC135964806 gene encoding sideroflexin-4, coding for MSLEQEEETQHGLLLGCSDAVPAFIEPNVRFWITTVRQSFIRRFLQWTELLDPTNVFISVESIENSRHLLCTNEDASNPASEDQRIQEAWKRSLATVHPDSSNLIPKLFRPAAFLPFMAPTVFLSMMPPKGIKSVILPQVFLYTYMTTFNSINGNRSYTCKPLERSLLMAEAIAASTFLGVVPHFIQIKYGLTNPWIKRLLPVVFLVQASGINVYMSRNIESIKGIAVMDKEGNVLGHSTIAGTKAVRETAVSRTVLFGTSALIPEIFTYFFKRTQFFLKNPGSLWILKLSCTFLTMGLMVPVSFSIFPQIGQIQCRSHEEKIQPSTEETEIFYHRGV